One part of the Thermoanaerobaculum aquaticum genome encodes these proteins:
- the secD gene encoding protein translocase subunit SecD, protein MRKSLTWRWILIGLVTAGAVFLMWPPEKKIHLGLDLKGGIHLVLKVNTEDALRAEVDAAMERLRQALTEKGFPPESMTRLEDNEGFSFKPAPNTDPAVLDQVLSDKVPDFQVSRGVTVTCRLQEQVARELRDMAVRQALETIRNRVDQFGVAEPVIQRQGNSDRIVVQLPGVDDPARVKDLIRATAFLEIKPVVAVADSEAALLANYGGKVPDDSVVVTGDERDITGRVVGKRYYLLKKASVITGRDLRNARRSQDQFGQPAVSFSLTPEGGRKFGAYTAAHIGEQMAIVLDNKVYSAPVIRGHITDSGIIEGQFTVQGAEDLALVLRAGALPASITYLEERTVGPSLGRDSVIRGVRSGLVGLALVVLFMLAYYRGAGINANVALILNAVLLLGALAAFKATLTLPGIAGIILTLGMAVDANVLIFERIREELAVGKTVRNAVDLGFSRALGTIIDSNLTTLIAALFLFQFGTGPIKGFAVTLSLGLMISMFTAVFVSRTLFELVLSRKSGRGPQTLSI, encoded by the coding sequence ATGCGCAAGAGCCTCACCTGGCGTTGGATTCTCATTGGTTTGGTCACGGCCGGGGCTGTTTTCTTGATGTGGCCGCCGGAGAAGAAGATCCACTTAGGCCTCGACCTGAAGGGCGGCATCCACCTGGTGTTGAAGGTCAACACCGAGGACGCGTTGCGGGCCGAGGTGGATGCGGCCATGGAGCGGCTGCGGCAAGCGCTCACCGAGAAGGGCTTTCCCCCCGAAAGCATGACCCGCTTGGAGGACAACGAGGGGTTTTCCTTTAAGCCGGCACCCAACACCGACCCAGCGGTGCTGGATCAGGTGTTGAGCGACAAAGTGCCCGACTTTCAGGTGAGCCGCGGGGTGACCGTGACCTGCCGGCTGCAAGAGCAGGTGGCGCGGGAGCTGCGCGATATGGCGGTGCGGCAAGCGCTGGAAACCATCCGCAACCGCGTGGACCAGTTTGGCGTGGCGGAACCGGTGATCCAGCGGCAGGGGAACAGCGACCGCATTGTGGTGCAGCTTCCGGGCGTGGACGATCCGGCACGCGTGAAAGACCTCATCCGGGCCACTGCGTTTTTGGAGATCAAGCCGGTGGTGGCGGTGGCGGATTCGGAAGCGGCGTTGCTTGCCAACTACGGTGGCAAGGTCCCCGACGATTCGGTGGTGGTCACCGGCGATGAGCGGGACATCACCGGCCGGGTGGTGGGGAAGCGCTATTACCTTTTGAAGAAGGCCTCGGTGATTACCGGCCGCGACCTGCGCAACGCCCGGCGGTCCCAAGATCAGTTCGGACAGCCGGCGGTTTCTTTTAGCTTAACGCCGGAGGGCGGCCGCAAGTTTGGGGCTTACACCGCGGCCCATATTGGCGAGCAAATGGCCATCGTGTTGGACAACAAGGTCTATTCGGCGCCAGTCATCAGGGGGCACATTACCGACTCCGGCATCATCGAAGGGCAGTTTACGGTGCAGGGCGCTGAGGACCTGGCGTTGGTATTGCGGGCTGGTGCACTGCCGGCATCCATCACCTACCTGGAGGAGCGCACCGTGGGCCCGTCCTTAGGGCGGGATTCGGTGATCCGCGGGGTTCGCTCCGGTCTTGTGGGGCTGGCTTTGGTGGTGCTTTTCATGCTTGCCTACTACCGGGGGGCCGGTATCAACGCTAACGTAGCCTTAATCCTTAACGCCGTGCTGCTGCTGGGGGCCTTGGCGGCCTTCAAAGCCACCCTTACTTTGCCCGGTATCGCCGGCATCATCCTGACCTTGGGTATGGCAGTGGACGCCAACGTGCTGATCTTCGAGCGCATCCGCGAGGAGCTGGCGGTGGGCAAGACCGTGCGCAACGCCGTGGATTTGGGTTTCTCGCGGGCCTTGGGCACGATCATTGACTCCAACCTCACCACGCTCATTGCCGCTCTCTTCCTCTTCCAATTTGGTACTGGACCGATCAAGGGCTTTGCGGTGACGTTGTCCTTGGGTCTGATGATTTCGATGTTCACGGCGGTCTTTGTTTCCCGAACGTTGTTTGAGCTGGTGCTCTCCCGCAAGAGCGGGCGTGGGCCACAGACGCTTTCCATTTAG
- the yajC gene encoding preprotein translocase subunit YajC → MNPQNPLVQLFPLLLVFVIFYLVMIVPMRRRQKKHQEMLAALTKGDRVITSGGIYGTIVNVEGDVVTLKVADNVKIQVARGAIAGLAKDAPNVSFSSPE, encoded by the coding sequence ATGAACCCGCAAAACCCCTTAGTTCAGCTTTTTCCGCTGCTTCTGGTGTTTGTGATTTTTTACCTGGTGATGATCGTGCCCATGCGGCGGCGCCAGAAAAAGCACCAGGAGATGCTGGCGGCCCTCACCAAGGGGGATCGCGTGATCACCAGCGGCGGCATTTACGGCACCATCGTCAACGTGGAAGGCGACGTGGTGACGTTAAAGGTTGCCGATAACGTGAAGATTCAGGTGGCGCGTGGCGCCATTGCTGGTCTCGCCAAGGACGCGCCCAACGTAAGCTTCTCATCTCCCGAGTAA
- the tgt gene encoding tRNA guanosine(34) transglycosylase Tgt — protein sequence MGRNGTFRVVAREGFARAGELETPHGIVRTPAFMPVGTAGSVKGLAPWELARLAPEMVLANTYHLLLRPGIEVVAELGGLHRFMGWSGPILTDSGGFQVFSLAQLRRVSQEGVLFRSHIDGTEFLLTPESCMDAQRRLGVDVAMALDVCPALPASRETLEQAVKLTGLWARRCRQALPAGEGPLVFGIVQGGLELDLRRQALEALLPLDFDGYALGGFSVGEPPEAMWQAVGVLAPELPEDRPRYLMGVGTVRDILEAVAAGVDLFDCVIPTRNARNGLLHTSRGPVVVKHARYRGCPEPPDPQCTCPTCQTCSLAYLRHLYLAREAAYVVLATVHNLHFYLTLMRQVRSAIIDGRFAELRQGISADLAAAVEAS from the coding sequence ATGGGTCGAAACGGAACTTTTCGAGTGGTGGCGCGGGAGGGCTTCGCACGGGCGGGCGAACTGGAAACTCCCCACGGCATCGTCAGGACCCCGGCCTTCATGCCGGTGGGGACTGCCGGCAGCGTCAAAGGCCTGGCCCCCTGGGAGCTGGCTCGGCTCGCTCCGGAAATGGTTTTGGCCAACACCTACCATTTGCTGTTGCGGCCGGGGATTGAGGTGGTGGCGGAGCTGGGGGGGCTGCACCGGTTCATGGGATGGTCCGGTCCTATCCTCACGGACTCCGGGGGTTTTCAGGTTTTTTCCCTGGCGCAGTTGCGGCGGGTTTCCCAGGAAGGGGTGCTGTTTCGTTCGCACATTGACGGCACGGAGTTCCTGCTGACCCCTGAGTCCTGCATGGACGCGCAAAGGCGGCTAGGGGTGGACGTGGCCATGGCCTTGGATGTCTGCCCGGCGCTGCCAGCTTCCCGGGAGACGCTGGAGCAGGCGGTGAAGCTCACGGGCCTTTGGGCCCGCCGCTGTCGGCAAGCCCTTCCCGCGGGGGAGGGGCCGCTTGTTTTTGGCATTGTGCAAGGCGGTCTCGAGCTCGACCTGCGACGGCAAGCTCTGGAAGCGCTCTTGCCTTTGGATTTCGACGGTTACGCCTTGGGTGGCTTTTCGGTGGGGGAGCCACCGGAAGCCATGTGGCAGGCGGTGGGCGTGCTGGCCCCGGAGCTGCCGGAGGATCGGCCCCGCTACCTCATGGGTGTGGGCACGGTGCGGGACATCCTCGAAGCGGTAGCTGCCGGCGTGGACCTCTTTGACTGCGTCATCCCCACCCGCAACGCCCGCAACGGCCTGCTGCACACCAGCCGCGGTCCGGTGGTGGTAAAACACGCCCGCTACCGCGGCTGTCCGGAGCCCCCCGATCCCCAGTGCACCTGCCCTACCTGTCAAACGTGCTCCCTGGCGTACCTTCGACACCTTTACCTGGCCCGCGAGGCCGCTTACGTGGTTCTGGCCACGGTGCACAACCTGCACTTTTACTTGACCTTGATGCGACAGGTACGGTCGGCTATCATAGATGGCCGCTTCGCCGAGCTGCGGCAGGGCATAAGCGCTGATCTGGCGGCGGCAGTGGAGGCATCATGA
- a CDS encoding LolA family protein, giving the protein MGRAWAVLAVGLWASASAGSQVEGLSGKAKLDAVLAEISKAQLAIQTLSANFQQTKVSRLLKEPSVLSGVFYYQAPDQVRWEYRNPRETVVLVTAQAMVTYRPAERLAEKVELGRSQRKLFSFLSASEPIMNLSRHFSFTLRDPGGEGNFVLILNPVTHQLKKRLHHVELVIDRKSFLPVRFSYTEADGDVTTYEFSQVKINQPLPPNLFSLDLPPGVRVVELKLRGSE; this is encoded by the coding sequence ATGGGTCGAGCATGGGCTGTCCTTGCGGTTGGGCTTTGGGCGTCTGCCTCTGCCGGCAGTCAGGTGGAGGGCCTTTCCGGGAAAGCCAAGCTGGATGCGGTACTGGCCGAGATTTCCAAGGCGCAGCTGGCCATCCAGACGCTTTCGGCCAACTTTCAGCAAACCAAGGTAAGCCGTCTCCTTAAAGAGCCTTCGGTGCTTAGCGGGGTTTTTTACTACCAGGCTCCGGATCAGGTGCGCTGGGAGTACCGGAACCCCAGGGAAACCGTGGTACTGGTCACCGCCCAAGCCATGGTGACCTACCGCCCCGCCGAGCGGCTGGCGGAAAAGGTGGAGCTAGGCCGCAGCCAGCGCAAGCTGTTCTCCTTCCTTTCGGCCAGCGAGCCCATCATGAACCTCTCCCGGCATTTTTCCTTTACCTTGCGGGACCCCGGTGGCGAAGGTAACTTCGTGCTGATCCTTAACCCGGTGACCCACCAGCTGAAAAAGCGCTTGCACCACGTGGAGCTGGTTATTGACCGGAAGAGCTTCTTGCCGGTGCGGTTTTCCTACACGGAAGCGGATGGCGACGTGACCACCTACGAGTTCTCCCAGGTGAAGATCAACCAACCTCTTCCTCCGAACCTGTTTTCCCTGGATCTGCCCCCCGGTGTGCGGGTGGTGGAGCTGAAGCTGCGGGGCTCTGAATAA